The stretch of DNA AGCAGTGATTGTCCGGTGGAGCGAATGACCGCGACGACGTCGGCGCCCTCCCGGGCGGCGGCCTGCGCCTGCGGGATGTCCTCGTAGATGTCGCCGGTGGCCACGATCAGGTAGATCCACGGTCGGCGCGGTGGATCGCCGAGTTCGGCCACCATCGCCTCGCGTTCCGCGCGCCGGGCGCGCACCCGGGCCAGTCCCCCGGCGGCGGCGGTACCGGCCGCGGCCCGGGCAGCCTCGGCGTCGCCGGCGGCGGGCAGCCGAAACTGCACCGCAGCGGCTGCGGCCTTCTCGGCGAGTTCGCGCAGGTCGCCGGCTTGTCCGCGCAGCAGCGCGTCCCAGACGGGCAGCGCCACCCCGTGCTCGAGTCCGACCTGGCCGTGCACCGCGTTAACCAGATGGTTGGGCCAGGGCAGACCGTCGGAGTCGGCGCCGGTCAGCCCGGCCAGCCGCAGCACGGCCCGCTCCACCGAGGTGGTGGTGTGCGCCTTGGCCATCTCGACCACCGGCTCCCCGACCCGGCGGGCCAGGTCGCGGGCGAGCGCCACGGTGCCCGCGTCCAGCTCGAGCTTCACGAGCCCACCTCCGTCGCCAGTCGGCGTTCGTACATCGCGCGCAGCCCGGCTTCACTGCGCAGCAGGCCCAGCGCGATCCGGTCGTGGCCGGGCGCGTAACCGTTGCCGATGAGCAGCGTGACATCGGCGGCCAGACCCTCGGCGCCGAGGGCGGCAGCGGCGAACGAGGTCGCCATCGAGAAGAAGATGACCGTGCCGCGCTCGGCAGTGGCCAGCACCGCGCCGTGCTCGGCGCCGGGCACGTCCACGCAGACCACGGTGACGTCCACCGGTCCGCCGCAGCCGGTGATCGCGTCCAGCACCGACAATGGGTCGCGGGCATCAATGACCGCGATGTGCTCAGCCAGGCCGGCGGCGCCCAGTGCCTCGGCCTCGGCGGCATCGCGAACCAGTCCGACGGTACGGCCGGCGCCGGACGCCCGCGCGGCAGCCAGCGCCAGCGAGCCGCTCTTGCCCGCCGCACCGATCACCGCGACCGAGGGGCGCCGGCGCAGCACCGCACGCTCGGCGACCACCCGTCCGGTCAGCGCCGCGGCGCCGGCCACATCCAGCACCGCGAGCGCGAGGTGGGAGTCCAGATCGTCGGGCAACACGGCGGCGATCGAGCGGCCGAACAGGATGGCGTGCCCGGCGGCAGGCACCTGCTCGCTGCGGCCGGACCAGCCGGCCAGACCGTCGCGCAGGTGCAGTGGGGTGAGGGTGAGCGAGACCAGGGTGGCCACCCGATCCCCGGCGCGCAGGCCGAGCGGTGAGTCAGGGGCCGCCTCGGCCACCCGGCCGACCAGCATGCCGCCGGAGCCGGTGACCGGATTGTGCATCTTGCCCCGCTCCGCGACGATCCCGACGACGGCTGCGCGCACCGCGTCCCCATCCGGTCCAGACACTGTGAGGTGATGCTCGGTCAGCTGGCGGTAGGACGCGGCGTCCAGGTTCAACCGCTCGATCTCGATGCGGACCTCATCCGCCCACAGCTGTGGGTCCGGGTCCAGCCGCCAGGCGGCCTGTGGCAGCACCGGGGTCTCGTCGCACACCCGGTGGCAGCCGAACGGCGAGCCGCCCTGTCGGAACACCGAGCCTCCTGTCGAGGCAAACTCACGACGAATCTTCCTGCATAAGGGTACCGTCGAGAGGGAAATCTTTGGTTCAACATCAGATTTGCTTGCTTTTCTTCACACAGGTGGTCGCGGAGGTCGCCGTGTCCCAGCCCTACTCATACTCGCGGCGCGAGCTGGTCGAGCCGGACTGGACGCGGTTTCCGGGCTGGCGCAACGTCACCGCCACGGAGTGGGCGGACGTGCAGTGGCAGCGGGCGCACTGCGTGAAGAACGCGGTCCAGTTGCGCGCGGTGCTCGGCGATCTGGTCGCCGACTCGTTCTACGCCGACCTGCTCATCGACCAGCAGCAGCACGCCACCATGTCGATGCTGATTCCCCCTCAGATGCTGAACACGATGACAGCGACGGTGCTGCCCGGCGGCCCGGACAGCCTCACCGAGGCGTTCCTGGCCGACCCGGTACGCCGCTACATGCTGCCGGTCGCCTCCGACCGGGACGACCACTGGCCGAGTCATCCCTATGCCAGCCGGGACTCGTTGCACGAGTCGGACATGTGGGCCGTGGAGGGGCTGACCCATCGCTACCCGACCAAGGTGCTGGCCGAGTTGACCAACACCTGCCCGCAGTACTGCGGGCACTGCACGCGTATGGACCTGGTCGGCACGTCCACCCAGACCGTGGACAAGCATCGGTTCTCGCTCAAGCCGGTCGATCGGCAGGAGCGCATGCTGGGCTACCTGCGCCGCTCCCCCGGGGTGCGCGACGTGGTGGTCTCCGGCGGGGACGTGGCCAACGTGCCGTGGCCGCGACTGGAGGCCTTTGTCGCGGCGCTGCTGGAGATCGAGAACATCCGCGACATCCGGCTGGCCAGCAAGGCGCTGATCGGCCTGCCGCAGCACTGGTTCGCCGACGACGTGCGGGCCGGCATGGAGCGCCTGGCGCGCACCGCCCGGGCACGCGGGGTGGGGTTGGCGGTGCACACCCACACCAACGCGGCGGACCAGGTGACGCCTTTGGTGGCCCGGGCCGCCCGTGGCCTGCTGGACGTCGGGGTGCGGGACGTGCGTAACCAGGGTGTGCTGCTGCGCGGGGTGAACGACTCGGTGGGCGCGCTGCTCGACCTGTGCTTCGCGTTGCTGGACGGCGCCGGCGTACTGCCGTACTACTTCTACCAGTGCGACATGATCCCCGGCAGCGAGCACTGGCGGCTGCCACTGCACCACGCGCGGGACCTGCAACACGGAATCATGGGCTACCTGCCCGGCTTTGCCACCCCGCGGATCGTGGTCGACGTGCCGTTCGTCGGCAAGCGCTGGGTGGACCAGGCGGCGTCCTATGACCGGGTGCGCGGCATCTCCACGTGGACCAAGAACTACCGCACCGCGATCGAGTTGGCCGACGCCGAAGCGCTGTCGCGGCAGTACCCGTACTACGACCCGATCCACTCGTTGCCCACCGCCGGGCGGGCCTGGTGGCGCACGCAGGCGACCGCCGGCCACGTGCCGGCCCAGCTGCCGGCGCACCGCGCCGCAGGCTGAGCCTGCCTCGACCCGTACGCTGCCCCGGTGCGATTGCTGGTCACCGGGGGCGCCGGGTTCATCGGCTCGCACGTCGTCGCGGCGGCGTTGGGCGCCGGGCACCGCGTGCGGGTGCTGGACTCGTTGTTGCCCGCGGTGCATCGGGTCGAACCTGATGTCCCGTCAGCTGCCGAGTTCATCCGGGCCGACATGCGCGACCCCGCGGCGGTCGCGGCCGCGCTGGATGGGGTGGACGCCGTGCTGCATCAGGCGGCCATGGTGGGTCTGGGGTTGAACCTGGACGACGCCCCGGACTACGTCGGGGCCAACGACCTGGGCACCGCGGTACTGCTGGCGGCGATGGGTCGGGCCGACGTGCGCCGGCTGGTGCTGGCCAGTTCCATGGTGATCTACGGCGAGGGTCGCTACCGCTGCGCGGAGCACGGTGTACTGCCCGCCGGAGTACGCACCAGGACGGCGCTGGACTCCGGCGCGTTCGATCCGCCGTGCCCCACCTGCGGGCGCCCGCTGAGCCCGGATCTGGTCGGCGAAGACGCGATCCCCGATCCGCGCAACGTCTACGCGGCGACCAAGCTGGCGCAGGAGCACCTGTCCGCGGCCGCAGCGCGGGTGACCGGGGCGCGGGTGGCCGCGCTGCGCTACCACAACGTGTACGGCCCGCGGATGCCACGGGACACCCCGTACGCCGGTGTCGCCAGCATCTTTCGGTCCGCGCTCGCGGCCGGAAAGCCGCCCCTGGTCTTCGAGGACGGCCGGCAGCGGCGCGACTTCGTGCATGTACGCGACGTGGCCACCGCCAATCTCGCCGCACTGGACGCCACCGCGGACGGAGCTCCGATCGCCGCGGGCAGCCTGCGCGCCTACAACGTCGGCAGCGGCACACCGCGCACCGTGGGCGAGATGGCCCGGACGCTGGCGCAGGCGTGTGCCGGGCCGGACCCGGTGGTCACCGGGGAGTACCGCCTCGGCGACGTCCGGCACATCACCGCGTCGTCGCAGCGCCTACGCACCGAGCTGGGCTGGACCCCGACGGAGGACTTCGCCGCGGGCATGGCCGAGTTCGCCGCCGCCCCGTTGCGCGCCTGAACCCCTCATCCTTGCCGGACGAAGTTGTCGGGTGGAGGGGTCAGGCCAGGACCGGCAGGGACACCTCGAAGCGGCAACCGCCGGCGATGTTCGCCACCGTGATCTGGCCGGCGTGTGCCTCGACGATGCCGCGGACGATGGCGAGCCCCAGACCCGCGCCGCCGTCCGGCCCGGGGGTGCGGGCATTGGTGCCGCGCCAGGCCACGTCGAACACCCGGGGCAGGTCCTCTTCCGGTATGCCACCGCAGCCGTCGGTGATGGCGATCATGGCGCGCTCCGCGTCCGCGGACAGGTGGATTTCCACGGTGCCGTCCGACGGCGTGTGCCGGATCGCGTTCACCACCAGATTGCTCATCAGCCGCGACAGTTCGCGGCTGTCGGCGCGCACCGCGACGTTGCCGTCGGCGTGCCCACGCAGCGCCACGCCGCGCTCCCGGGCCAGCGCGTCCGCGCTGGCCAAGGTATCGCTGACCAGATCGGCCAGGCTGATCCGGTCCAACGACAACCGCAGCGCACCGGCATTGATCACCGCCAACTCGAAGAGGTCATCGACCATGCCCGCCAGCCGGTCAACCTCCATGCGGATCTGCTTGCGGTAGCGGTCCTCGTCCTCGGCGACGCCGTCCTCCAACGCCTCGGCCATGGCCCGGATACCGGCCAACGGGGTACGCAGGTCGTGCGACACCCAGGCCATGAGCTCGCGACGGGAGCTTTCCAGGGCCGCCTCCCGGGCCCGGGACTCGGCCAACCGGACCCGAGCGGCATCCAGTTCCCGGCTCAGCGCGACCAGTTCGGCACTGCCCGGCCGCGCCGGCCGGGTTGCGCGGTAACCGTCGTGGTCGACGGTTTCATCGCCGATGGCCCGGGCCTCCGCGGCCAGCGCCCGACTGCTCGCCGTCAGCATGCGCGCGTAGAGCCCGGACACCGCGGTCATCAGCGCCGCCACCACCACGCTGACGATCAGCAGCACCCCGTAGTCGTGGTGGGACAGGAACATGGCGTGCGCGGTGCCGACGGTGGCCGCGATCACCGCGCCCACCGTCGTCAGGCACAACACCAGCAGGGACTGGCGCATCGGGCGATAGCGCAACGCGCGCAACGACAGCGCGCCGGCCACCGCAACCGTCCCCGCCCAGGCCATGGCGATCAGCACCACCTGGACCTTGTCGCTCACAGAGCCGCCCCCTGGCGATCAGCGGCCGGTGCGTCGAAGCGGTAGCCGACGCCCCATACGGTCACCAGCAACCGCGGATCGGCGGGGTCGTCCTCGATTTTCTCCCGCAGCCGACGCACGTGCACGGTGACCGTCGACTGATCGCCGAACTCCCAACCCCACACCTGTCGCATCAGGGCCTCGCGGGTGAACGCCTCGCCGGGGTGGGCGAGCAGGAACGCCAACAGGTCGAACTCACGGGTCGTCAGCGCCAACGGCGCTCCGCCGCGGGTGGCCCGGTGCCCGGTGACATCGACCCGCAGTCCGCCCGCGGAGAGCACGGTGAGCCCGTCCTCCTCCGGCGCCGGGGCGGAACGTCGCAGCACCGAGCGCACGCGCAGGGTTAGCTCCCGGGGGCTGAAAGGCTTCGTGACGTAGTCGTCGGCGCCGACCTCCAGGCCGAGCACCCGGTCGCTCTCCGCGCCCAGCGCCGTCAGCATGATCACAGCGATCGGACCCGACTCCTGCAGACGCCGGCACACCTCGAGCCCGTCGATGCCGGGCAGCATCAAATCGAGCACCACCAGGTCGGGCCGGTTCGCCTCGGCCGCCGCCAGAGCGCTGGGGCCGTCCGCGGCATGTTCGACCAGATAGCCGGCGCGCCGCAGGTAGGCCAATACCACCTCGGCGACCGTCAGGTCGTCCTCCACCACCAGCACCCGGGCCGTCACGCCGTTGAGTCTAGGGAGAACAGGGCTGGTCCCGGCGGTACGCGCGCGGCCGTTCGCGGACCGTAAGCCTCTGCTCGCCCGGCGGTGCCGGGCGGCCTCTACGGTGAACCCGTGCAGCCAGTCGCGGACCCGCCGATCCGGGTCGACGTGGTGCTGCCCTGCCTGAACGAGGCCGCCGCGCTGCCCACGGTGCTGGCCGGCTGCCCACGGTGGGTACGCCCCATCGTGGTGGACAACGGATCCACCGACGATTCGGCGGAGATCGCCACCCGACTGGGGGCGACCGTGGTCGCCGAACCGCAGCGCGGTTTCGGCGCGGCCTGCCACGCGGGCCTGGTCGCCGCGAGCGCGGAGATCGTCTGCTTCTGCGACGCCGATGCGTCGCTGGACCTACGCCAACTGCACCGCGTGGTTGATCCGGTCCGTGCAGGGCAAGCTGATTTGGTGCTGGGACGTCGCATACCCACGGCCGGGGCCTGGCCGCTACACGCGCAACTGGCGAACCGGGTGCTGGCCCGTCACCTGTCCCGGCGTACCGGGGTTCGGCTGCGCGACCTGGGTCCGATGCGGGCCGCGCGGCGCACGGACCTGCTCGCGCTGAATCTGACCGACCGTCGATTCGGCTATCCGTTGGAGATGGTGATCGCGGCCATCGGGGCCGACCTGCGGGTGACCGAGCAGGACGTGGACTATGCCCCGCGCACCGGGAGGTCGAAAGTGACCGGGACGGTGCGCGGCACCCTGCGGGCGGTGCACGACATGCGTGCGGTGCTCGCCCGATGACGAGCGAGCTCACCATCCTGGTGATGGCGAAGGCGCCACTGCCGGGCCGGGTGAAGACGCGCCTGACCCCGCCGTTCACTCCCGACGAGGCCGCCGCGCTGGCCGCGGCCGCGCTGGCCGATACCCTGCAGGTGGCGCTGGCCGCGCCGGCCCGACGCCGGGTCGTGGTGCTGGACGGAGCGCCGGGTGACTGGCTGCCCGCCGGCTTCGACGTGCTGCCACAGGTCCGCGGCGGGCTCGACGAGCGCATCGCGGCGGCGTTGGACACGGTGACCGGCGCCGTCCTGCTGGTCGGCATGGACACCCCGCAGATGACGGTAAGTCAGTTAACGGTGTCGTTCGCCGCGCACGACGCGTGGTTCGGCCCGGCCGAGGACGGCGGGTTTTGGGCGTTGGGCCTGGCGCGGTCGGACCCGACGTTGGTCCGGGGAGTGCCGATGTCGCGGGACTGCACCGGTGCGGTACAGGTGGGTCGCTTGGTGGACGCCGGCCTGCGCGTCGGGATGCTGCCCCGATTGCGCGACGTGGACACCGCCGCCTGCGCGGTCGAGGTCGCCGCCCTGGCCCCGCACACCCGCTTTGCCGCGCTGCACACCCGATTCACCGCCGGCGCGGTGCGGGCGTGACCACCTGGCTGGATTCCACCGCCTGGCAACCCGCGGTCGTGGACCACTACGACCGCGCGCTGTGGGACGAGCTCGGCATGCACGTCCGGGAACGCGACGGCGAGGCACTGCCGTTCGATGTGCGCCGTTGGCTGCGCACCCCGGACGCCGCCGATGAAACAGTGCTGGCGCGCTGCCACGGCCCGACGCTGGACATCGGGTGCGGGCCCGGTCGCCTGGTCGCCGCGCTCGCCGTGCGCGGCATTCCCGCGCTGGGCGTGGACGTAGCACCCGCGGCCATCGCGTTGACCCGTTCGCGTGGCGGATTGGCGCTGCGCCGCTCGGTCTTCGAGCGCATGCCCGGCGCCGGACGTTGGCACTGCGCCGTGGTGGCGGACGGCAACATCGGCATCGGCGGCGATGTCGGCGGGCTGCTCACCCGCATCCGCGAACTGCTCGCCCCCGGTGGCCGCGCGCTTATCGAGGTGGAGCCAACGGATACCGACCGCCGCCTCGAGGTGGAGGTGACCGCGCCGGACGGCCGCGCGGTGGGCGCATTCCCCTGGGCCCGGATCGGTGCGCCCGCGCTGCGCCGCGTCGCGCTCGATTGCGGATTCCGGCAGCGTTCCGGGTGGCACTGCGACGGCCGACACTTCGTCGAGCTGCGCGCGCACGGCGGGGACGTTCGCGAGCGGTAAGCAGCCGGAGAGATCCCAGACGGCGGCCGCGCCCCTAGGTTGATCGGGTGGACGTGCGCAACCAGTTGCAGACCTTGAACCGACGCATCAGCGAGAACCCGCCGCCCGGCCCGTTCCGGAAGTCCTTCTGGCGCAGCCCGATTCGGGGTCCGTGGCTGACCTCGGTG from Sporichthyaceae bacterium encodes:
- a CDS encoding L-erythro-3,5-diaminohexanoate dehydrogenase, whose protein sequence is MFRQGGSPFGCHRVCDETPVLPQAAWRLDPDPQLWADEVRIEIERLNLDAASYRQLTEHHLTVSGPDGDAVRAAVVGIVAERGKMHNPVTGSGGMLVGRVAEAAPDSPLGLRAGDRVATLVSLTLTPLHLRDGLAGWSGRSEQVPAAGHAILFGRSIAAVLPDDLDSHLALAVLDVAGAAALTGRVVAERAVLRRRPSVAVIGAAGKSGSLALAAARASGAGRTVGLVRDAAEAEALGAAGLAEHIAVIDARDPLSVLDAITGCGGPVDVTVVCVDVPGAEHGAVLATAERGTVIFFSMATSFAAAALGAEGLAADVTLLIGNGYAPGHDRIALGLLRSEAGLRAMYERRLATEVGS
- a CDS encoding lysine 2,3-aminomutase; protein product: MVAEVAVSQPYSYSRRELVEPDWTRFPGWRNVTATEWADVQWQRAHCVKNAVQLRAVLGDLVADSFYADLLIDQQQHATMSMLIPPQMLNTMTATVLPGGPDSLTEAFLADPVRRYMLPVASDRDDHWPSHPYASRDSLHESDMWAVEGLTHRYPTKVLAELTNTCPQYCGHCTRMDLVGTSTQTVDKHRFSLKPVDRQERMLGYLRRSPGVRDVVVSGGDVANVPWPRLEAFVAALLEIENIRDIRLASKALIGLPQHWFADDVRAGMERLARTARARGVGLAVHTHTNAADQVTPLVARAARGLLDVGVRDVRNQGVLLRGVNDSVGALLDLCFALLDGAGVLPYYFYQCDMIPGSEHWRLPLHHARDLQHGIMGYLPGFATPRIVVDVPFVGKRWVDQAASYDRVRGISTWTKNYRTAIELADAEALSRQYPYYDPIHSLPTAGRAWWRTQATAGHVPAQLPAHRAAG
- a CDS encoding HAMP domain-containing sensor histidine kinase; the protein is MSDKVQVVLIAMAWAGTVAVAGALSLRALRYRPMRQSLLVLCLTTVGAVIAATVGTAHAMFLSHHDYGVLLIVSVVVAALMTAVSGLYARMLTASSRALAAEARAIGDETVDHDGYRATRPARPGSAELVALSRELDAARVRLAESRAREAALESSRRELMAWVSHDLRTPLAGIRAMAEALEDGVAEDEDRYRKQIRMEVDRLAGMVDDLFELAVINAGALRLSLDRISLADLVSDTLASADALARERGVALRGHADGNVAVRADSRELSRLMSNLVVNAIRHTPSDGTVEIHLSADAERAMIAITDGCGGIPEEDLPRVFDVAWRGTNARTPGPDGGAGLGLAIVRGIVEAHAGQITVANIAGGCRFEVSLPVLA
- a CDS encoding class I SAM-dependent methyltransferase, whose amino-acid sequence is MTTWLDSTAWQPAVVDHYDRALWDELGMHVRERDGEALPFDVRRWLRTPDAADETVLARCHGPTLDIGCGPGRLVAALAVRGIPALGVDVAPAAIALTRSRGGLALRRSVFERMPGAGRWHCAVVADGNIGIGGDVGGLLTRIRELLAPGGRALIEVEPTDTDRRLEVEVTAPDGRAVGAFPWARIGAPALRRVALDCGFRQRSGWHCDGRHFVELRAHGGDVRER
- a CDS encoding response regulator transcription factor, translated to MTARVLVVEDDLTVAEVVLAYLRRAGYLVEHAADGPSALAAAEANRPDLVVLDLMLPGIDGLEVCRRLQESGPIAVIMLTALGAESDRVLGLEVGADDYVTKPFSPRELTLRVRSVLRRSAPAPEEDGLTVLSAGGLRVDVTGHRATRGGAPLALTTREFDLLAFLLAHPGEAFTREALMRQVWGWEFGDQSTVTVHVRRLREKIEDDPADPRLLVTVWGVGYRFDAPAADRQGAAL
- a CDS encoding DUF2064 domain-containing protein; amino-acid sequence: MTSELTILVMAKAPLPGRVKTRLTPPFTPDEAAALAAAALADTLQVALAAPARRRVVVLDGAPGDWLPAGFDVLPQVRGGLDERIAAALDTVTGAVLLVGMDTPQMTVSQLTVSFAAHDAWFGPAEDGGFWALGLARSDPTLVRGVPMSRDCTGAVQVGRLVDAGLRVGMLPRLRDVDTAACAVEVAALAPHTRFAALHTRFTAGAVRA
- a CDS encoding NAD-dependent epimerase/dehydratase family protein translates to MRLLVTGGAGFIGSHVVAAALGAGHRVRVLDSLLPAVHRVEPDVPSAAEFIRADMRDPAAVAAALDGVDAVLHQAAMVGLGLNLDDAPDYVGANDLGTAVLLAAMGRADVRRLVLASSMVIYGEGRYRCAEHGVLPAGVRTRTALDSGAFDPPCPTCGRPLSPDLVGEDAIPDPRNVYAATKLAQEHLSAAAARVTGARVAALRYHNVYGPRMPRDTPYAGVASIFRSALAAGKPPLVFEDGRQRRDFVHVRDVATANLAALDATADGAPIAAGSLRAYNVGSGTPRTVGEMARTLAQACAGPDPVVTGEYRLGDVRHITASSQRLRTELGWTPTEDFAAGMAEFAAAPLRA
- a CDS encoding glycosyltransferase family 2 protein, whose amino-acid sequence is MQPVADPPIRVDVVLPCLNEAAALPTVLAGCPRWVRPIVVDNGSTDDSAEIATRLGATVVAEPQRGFGAACHAGLVAASAEIVCFCDADASLDLRQLHRVVDPVRAGQADLVLGRRIPTAGAWPLHAQLANRVLARHLSRRTGVRLRDLGPMRAARRTDLLALNLTDRRFGYPLEMVIAAIGADLRVTEQDVDYAPRTGRSKVTGTVRGTLRAVHDMRAVLAR